The DNA sequence TTTTATATGCACGTTAACATAGTTTCACATTTTTTAATGATTCTCGGATTCTGTAAGAAACACCTTATTAACAGCATCAATATATAAAAGTCACAAGGTTTTACACCCTTGTGACTTTTTCTTTCTCAATACTTATAGAGGATTTTCTTATATCCTTCATCATGTAGCCTAAGTTTCTTACTGTTTTTAAATATATTGGATTTTTTCTCGAAGGTTCAATTTTCGTTCTAATCCTACTAATAAACACATCAATAATACGTTCATCTAGCTCGTCAGATTCTCCCGATAGCTCCTTCATCAATTCCATTCTTGTTAACACTTTTCCTTTATTTAAAAACAAATAGTATAAAAGCTCATACTCTTTTCTCGTCAAGTCAACTGGTTCACCTTTGTTATATACCATAAAGTGGTTAGCATCTAGCATTAAATTTCCATTAATGAATTTGTTATTATCCCCGTTATTTTGAGAATTTTTATAGTCACAGCAATAGCTTCCTCTTCTTAGTATTGATTTAACACGAGCGTGTAATTCTTTATACCTTAGTGGCTTGAATACATAATCATCTGCCCCAAGCTCTAATCCTAATACTGCATCCAATTCTTCATTTCTTGAAGAAAGTAGAACGATTGGGGTCCAATCACTATATACATTTCTTACAGTGCGACAAAAATCAAGACCGATGTTTTTTGAATCAATATCAACGATGATGACATCAGGAGAAAAGGTTGTTGTAAGCTTTAAAGCTTCTTCCATTTTCTCTACAGCCCACGTCTTAAAACCGTTATCATGAAAGAATTTTTGTAAAGTCGTTCGTTCTTCTGTAAAAGCTGCTACTATTAATACCGATTGCTCCATTAGCACACCTCCATCATAAGAGAAGCTATCTAATTTAAATCGAACCTCTTACCATTAACTTCATAGATGATCCATTCCGCAATATTTGTACAATAATCTGCAATTCGTTCAATATATCTTGATATGAAGGCCATTTGTGTTATTTGCTCCGTTACACCTGTCTCAATCGCTACAACATCAAATAGTGATTGAACAAATTTTGCATAAGAACGATCTACTTCATCATCCATAGTGGCAATTTTCTGCGCAGCTAATACATTTAAGTCATTATAAGCAGTAATCACTTCATCTACCATTTCTTTTGCCCTTACAGCAAGTTCTAACAAATCTTTTTTAAAATGTGCAAGTTCATCTTTGAGTACAAACCTCTTTGCTGCTTTAGCCATATCAACAGTTAAATCTCCCATTCTTTCTAAATCACTAGAGACCTTTAAGCTTACAATGATTTTTCTTAAATCTGAAGCTACTGGTTGTTGTCTTGCAATCATTAGCGTAGCTTTTTCATTAATAGCTAGTTCTGCATCATTGATTTGTTTATCGTGTAGAATGATGTCATCCATTTTGGCATATTGTTTCTGTTCAAAAGCTTCCATCATTTCCCGAAAAGACTGTTCTACCATAGATGCTAATAGATTAATCTCCTTCTTCAAATCCTCCAACTCTAATTCAAATTGCCCTCGAATTGCCATCTTATATTCTCCTCCATTAACCAAAACGGCCAGTAATGTAATCTTCCGTCCTCTTATCATTGGGGTTTGAAAAAATAAGGTCTGTATCATCAAATTCAATTACTTCTCCATTTAAGAAAAAAGCAGTCTTATCAGATATCCTTGCCGCCTGCTGCATATTATGTGTCACAATAATAATAGAGTAATCCTTCTTTAACTCCTGTATCAATTCTTCAACCTTTAATGTCGATTTAGGATCTAGTGCAGAAGTTGGCTCATCCATAAGGATGACATCAGGTTCAATAGCTAAACATCTTGCTATACAAAGACGTTGCTGTTGACCTCCTGATAAACCATATGCATTTTCGTGAAGTCGGTCTTTAACTTCCTCCCAAATAGCAGCCCCCTTTAAACTTCTTTCTACTATTTCCCTCAATATCTTTTTATCTCTTATACCATGTATTCTTGGTCCATATGCAACATTATCAAAAATTGATTTAGGGAAAGGATTAGGCTTTTGAAAAACCATTCCAACCGTTGTACGCAATTCTTCAACACGAAAAGTCTTGTTAAATATATTTTTATTTCTATATAATATTTCTCCCGATATTTTTACACCTGAAACTAATTCAACCATTCTGTTTAACGTTTTAATATATGTTGATTTACCACACCCAGATGGTCCAATAATAGCCGTTACTTCATTTTCATACATTGGTAAGTTAATATCTTTCAAGGCATGGTTAGTACCATACCAGAGGTTTAGATTTTTTGTATTATATACAATATTTTTTGTTTCTTGTTCCTTCGGTTGCTTTCTTTCTAACACCTCTGTAGAAATAGATAAAGAAGACATATCAGATTCCTCCCATAATGTTTAGCCTATGTTAAACTTTGTTATTAATTTTCGTTTGAGACCGCTCGCTTAGCGTTAGATTCTTAAACCTTCGTGTAAAATCAACAGTAATCTATTACAAATCAAATTTTTTAAAAGCGGTTTTGAAACTTGTTTCTTATTATTATTGCAATTGAATTCATTAAGAATAAAATAATGAGTAAAACAATTATCGTAGCTGCAGCCATTTGCGCATACTCATCAACTAACACTGAATCTATCGTCCAATAATAAATTTGCATCGGAAGTACTGTGAAATTGTCCATCACTCCACCAGGTATCGGAATGATCAAAGCAGGAATACCAAGTGCTACTAATGGTGCCGTTTCCCCAATTGCTCTTGATAGCGCTAAAATAACACCGGTCAATATACC is a window from the Evansella cellulosilytica DSM 2522 genome containing:
- the pstB gene encoding phosphate ABC transporter ATP-binding protein PstB translates to MSSLSISTEVLERKQPKEQETKNIVYNTKNLNLWYGTNHALKDINLPMYENEVTAIIGPSGCGKSTYIKTLNRMVELVSGVKISGEILYRNKNIFNKTFRVEELRTTVGMVFQKPNPFPKSIFDNVAYGPRIHGIRDKKILREIVERSLKGAAIWEEVKDRLHENAYGLSGGQQQRLCIARCLAIEPDVILMDEPTSALDPKSTLKVEELIQELKKDYSIIIVTHNMQQAARISDKTAFFLNGEVIEFDDTDLIFSNPNDKRTEDYITGRFG
- the phoU gene encoding phosphate signaling complex protein PhoU, with amino-acid sequence MAIRGQFELELEDLKKEINLLASMVEQSFREMMEAFEQKQYAKMDDIILHDKQINDAELAINEKATLMIARQQPVASDLRKIIVSLKVSSDLERMGDLTVDMAKAAKRFVLKDELAHFKKDLLELAVRAKEMVDEVITAYNDLNVLAAQKIATMDDEVDRSYAKFVQSLFDVVAIETGVTEQITQMAFISRYIERIADYCTNIAEWIIYEVNGKRFDLN
- a CDS encoding response regulator transcription factor; translation: MEQSVLIVAAFTEERTTLQKFFHDNGFKTWAVEKMEEALKLTTTFSPDVIIVDIDSKNIGLDFCRTVRNVYSDWTPIVLLSSRNEELDAVLGLELGADDYVFKPLRYKELHARVKSILRRGSYCCDYKNSQNNGDNNKFINGNLMLDANHFMVYNKGEPVDLTRKEYELLYYLFLNKGKVLTRMELMKELSGESDELDERIIDVFISRIRTKIEPSRKNPIYLKTVRNLGYMMKDIRKSSISIEKEKVTRV